One window of Salegentibacter sp. Hel_I_6 genomic DNA carries:
- a CDS encoding DUF1080 domain-containing protein, which produces MRNITILLLSAFLFASCAESQKDDIPWTNLFDEESLDGWSQKGGEAEYRVENSAIIGITVHDTPNSFLTTDKDYEDFILELDFKVHSSMNSGIQIRSNSFDDYMNGRVHGYQVEIDPSERAWSGGIYDEARRGWLVDLDENPDAKQAFKKDEWNSFRIEAIGDTIKTWINGVPAAHLIDGKTSKGFIALQVHSIGEDAEEGTEVMWKNIKILTENLDKYSTKTPLEPIKTKNRLTTAEEKNGWEMLWDGETTNGWRGARLDEFPKEGWKIEDGVLTVLASGGGESEAGGDIVTKELYGDFELKVDFKITEGANSGIKYFVDTDLNKGPGSSIGLEYQILDDELHPDAKLGNHDGSRTMASLYDLIQADPDKPVNPVGEWNTAHIISKGNKVEHWLNGVKVLEYERKSEDYRKLVAESKYVDWPDFGEAEEGHILLQDHGNEVSFKNIKIKSE; this is translated from the coding sequence ATGAGAAACATTACCATTTTGCTTCTAAGCGCATTTCTATTTGCCAGCTGCGCCGAATCCCAGAAAGACGACATCCCCTGGACTAATTTATTTGACGAAGAAAGCCTTGACGGATGGTCGCAAAAAGGCGGGGAAGCCGAATATCGCGTGGAGAATTCAGCAATAATCGGCATTACGGTACACGATACTCCAAATTCTTTTCTTACCACCGATAAAGATTACGAAGATTTCATCCTGGAACTGGATTTTAAAGTCCACTCGAGTATGAATTCAGGGATTCAAATTAGGAGCAATAGTTTTGATGATTATATGAACGGTCGGGTACACGGTTACCAGGTAGAGATAGATCCTTCAGAGCGTGCCTGGAGCGGGGGAATTTATGATGAGGCCCGTCGTGGCTGGTTGGTAGATTTAGACGAAAATCCAGATGCTAAACAGGCTTTTAAAAAAGACGAATGGAACAGTTTCCGCATAGAAGCTATTGGCGATACTATTAAAACCTGGATAAACGGGGTTCCTGCAGCTCATTTAATAGATGGTAAAACATCAAAAGGCTTTATTGCACTACAGGTACACAGTATTGGCGAAGATGCGGAAGAGGGTACAGAAGTAATGTGGAAAAACATTAAAATTCTAACCGAAAATTTAGATAAATACAGCACTAAAACTCCCCTGGAACCTATTAAAACTAAAAATAGATTAACGACTGCAGAGGAAAAAAACGGCTGGGAAATGCTATGGGACGGAGAAACTACCAATGGTTGGCGCGGTGCACGTCTTGATGAATTTCCTAAAGAGGGATGGAAAATAGAAGATGGAGTGCTGACAGTGTTGGCTAGCGGAGGGGGTGAATCTGAAGCCGGTGGTGATATCGTTACCAAAGAACTTTATGGCGATTTTGAATTAAAAGTTGATTTTAAAATTACAGAAGGTGCCAACTCCGGCATTAAGTATTTTGTGGATACCGATCTAAATAAAGGTCCCGGTTCTTCCATAGGTTTAGAGTATCAAATTCTGGACGATGAGCTGCATCCAGACGCAAAACTTGGGAATCATGATGGCAGTAGAACAATGGCTTCTTTGTACGATCTCATTCAGGCCGATCCGGATAAACCGGTTAATCCCGTGGGAGAATGGAATACTGCGCATATTATTTCGAAAGGAAATAAAGTAGAGCACTGGTTAAATGGCGTAAAGGTTTTGGAATATGAACGAAAGAGCGAAGATTACCGAAAACTTGTTGCTGAAAGCAAATATGTAGACTGGCCAGATTTTGGAGAAGCCGAGGAAGGACATATCTTACTTCAGGATCACGGCAATGAAGTGAGTTTTAAAAACATCAAAATCAAATCGGAATAA
- a CDS encoding PID-CTERM protein-sorting domain-containing protein, with amino-acid sequence MTIWLAPGIIFTQDRVHPPAPDNVVMSTPPPPPGLPIDFGISALIAAGLGLGIHHIRNRK; translated from the coding sequence ATGACGATTTGGTTAGCTCCAGGTATTATCTTTACACAGGACAGAGTACATCCTCCTGCCCCGGATAATGTAGTTATGTCTACGCCTCCTCCTCCTCCCGGTCTACCAATAGACTTCGGGATCTCCGCTTTAATTGCTGCGGGTTTAGGATTGGGAATTCATCATATTAGAAACAGGAAGTAA
- a CDS encoding response regulator: MNNVEIEENKEIKRLQTLLSYNILDTPYEKDFDELAQLIALICDVPTAIISMIDDKRQWFKAKVGISMDEAPIEETFCKYTVVQDELLEISDALLDERVKNNPHVKAENGIRFYAGLPLKSENGYNIGTVCVVGDKPKQLTGKQRKALKLLTSQAMHLLETRKKNKNLGTELSSILGKKIAETQKKLLLKESENKSLMKAIKNSSGVVEFRPDGTIISINQNFEEISGYREIELLGSHHKMFITPADYSENDRLWKSLGKGKFKTGRVRRIHKDGSEFYLQATYNPIQDLDVRVVKVVKISQDITKEIEAEFSLQRAKDMAESLNEQKDNFIANVSHEIRTPIHAMLGFTDLLLENENDGHKINYLKAVKVAGDSLLFIINDILDLSKMDAGLLQIDKDVFDIRDAINRVFSILHLKAHQKKIEFKPSIAQEVPQLLIGDKNRLAQVLINLLGNAIKFTSEGSVKLLVEICKETDFKVVIRFNVSDTGIGIPQKKLHTVFQRFTQAEENTSQKYGGTGLGLNISRQLIEKQEGNIEVKSEFGKGTNFIFEIPFEKATEKALKKEISINNFQEKYSGKILICEDSELNQRLVRAILKGKGLEVDIAANGEKAISFLKEKNYDLIFMDVQMPVKNGYETTKEIRNELKLTTPIVALTANFMTAEKEKCSAVGMDDYLAKPFQKKQLFEKVEKWVNGKK, encoded by the coding sequence ATGAATAATGTTGAAATTGAAGAGAATAAAGAAATAAAAAGATTACAAACTTTACTTTCCTATAACATTCTCGATACCCCCTACGAAAAAGATTTTGATGAACTGGCCCAATTAATCGCCCTTATATGTGATGTGCCTACTGCTATTATTTCTATGATAGATGATAAGAGGCAATGGTTTAAAGCCAAAGTAGGAATTTCTATGGATGAAGCTCCTATTGAAGAAACTTTCTGTAAATATACCGTTGTTCAGGACGAACTTTTAGAAATTTCTGATGCACTTTTAGATGAACGAGTAAAAAATAATCCTCACGTTAAAGCTGAAAACGGTATACGTTTTTATGCAGGATTGCCCTTAAAATCTGAAAATGGTTATAATATTGGGACGGTATGTGTGGTAGGAGACAAACCAAAGCAACTTACCGGAAAGCAAAGAAAAGCTTTAAAGCTTCTAACCAGCCAGGCTATGCATTTGCTGGAAACCCGAAAAAAGAATAAGAATCTGGGAACTGAGTTAAGCTCCATCCTGGGAAAGAAAATTGCCGAGACCCAGAAGAAGCTTCTTCTTAAAGAGAGCGAGAATAAATCCCTAATGAAAGCGATTAAAAATTCTAGTGGGGTAGTAGAATTTAGGCCAGATGGAACAATAATCTCTATTAATCAAAACTTTGAAGAAATTTCTGGGTACCGTGAGATCGAGCTTTTGGGAAGCCATCATAAAATGTTTATTACACCTGCCGATTATTCAGAAAATGATAGACTTTGGAAATCGTTAGGGAAAGGCAAATTTAAAACAGGAAGGGTAAGAAGAATTCATAAAGATGGTTCAGAATTTTATCTTCAGGCTACTTATAACCCTATACAGGACCTGGATGTTAGAGTAGTGAAAGTAGTAAAGATCTCCCAGGATATCACCAAGGAAATAGAAGCAGAATTTTCTTTGCAAAGAGCCAAAGATATGGCTGAAAGCCTGAATGAACAAAAAGATAATTTTATTGCCAATGTAAGTCACGAGATTAGAACGCCCATTCACGCTATGTTAGGTTTTACAGATCTTTTACTTGAGAATGAGAATGATGGGCATAAAATAAATTACCTAAAAGCAGTTAAAGTTGCTGGCGATTCATTACTCTTTATAATAAACGACATTCTTGATCTTTCCAAAATGGATGCAGGATTACTACAAATAGATAAGGATGTTTTTGATATACGCGATGCAATTAACAGGGTCTTTTCAATTTTACATCTTAAAGCACATCAAAAGAAAATTGAGTTCAAACCATCTATTGCTCAGGAAGTCCCACAACTATTAATTGGCGATAAGAACAGGTTGGCCCAGGTACTTATTAATTTATTAGGCAATGCTATAAAGTTTACATCAGAAGGTAGTGTAAAGTTACTGGTAGAAATTTGTAAAGAAACAGATTTTAAAGTTGTTATTAGATTTAATGTTTCAGATACAGGAATTGGTATTCCGCAGAAAAAACTCCATACAGTTTTTCAGCGATTTACACAGGCTGAAGAAAATACCTCGCAAAAATATGGAGGCACCGGGTTAGGGCTGAATATTTCCAGGCAGCTCATAGAAAAGCAGGAGGGGAATATTGAAGTGAAAAGCGAATTTGGAAAAGGAACCAATTTTATTTTTGAGATCCCATTCGAAAAAGCTACTGAAAAGGCACTAAAGAAAGAAATTAGTATAAATAATTTTCAGGAAAAATATTCGGGCAAAATTTTAATTTGCGAAGACAGTGAATTAAATCAACGCTTGGTAAGGGCTATTTTAAAAGGAAAAGGTCTTGAGGTAGATATTGCCGCAAATGGAGAAAAAGCAATTTCCTTTTTAAAGGAAAAGAATTACGATCTTATTTTTATGGATGTGCAAATGCCTGTAAAAAATGGGTATGAGACCACTAAAGAAATAAGAAACGAACTGAAATTAACGACTCCTATTGTTGCTTTAACAGCCAATTTTATGACTGCCGAAAAAGAAAAATGTAGCGCAGTGGGAATGGACGATTATTTGGCGAAACCATTTCAGAAAAAACAATTGTTTGAGAAAGTAGAAAAGTGGGTAAATGGGAAAAAATAA
- a CDS encoding Gfo/Idh/MocA family protein — translation MKNSRRDFIKKTALGGTAIAVGNSAMGMSAKSYRKIIGSNDRIHVAIAGLGRRLGAYFDPIARKESNVELMYLCDVMESQRVNALKSFSEHIDYKPKLENDIRKVLEDSKVDALINATPDHWHTPGSIMAMKAGKHVYVEKPSSHNMFENELLVEATKKYGKVVQMGNQQRSSDHTIQIIKDIHDGAIGEVYKAVAFYTNSRGETPVQKKAAVPQGLDWDLWQGPAIRREYTEETWDYNWHWYGWNYGTAEAGNNGTHEMDIARWALQVGLPLRTDVQSAKRHFKDDGWEMYDTMDATFKFADNKVIQWDSKSRNGYDTYGGGRGTLIYGTEGGVFIDREKYVLTNRNGEVVKEYNSESEEAGTALGGGGDMSTQHLINFFDGIRGTAKLNAPIDDANISMAMVHYTNIADQLGRGFDVDDKTGRIFDRDAMKLWGREYAPGWKPQI, via the coding sequence ATGAAAAATTCAAGAAGAGATTTTATCAAAAAAACAGCATTGGGCGGAACTGCGATTGCTGTAGGAAATTCAGCAATGGGAATGAGCGCAAAAAGCTACCGCAAAATTATAGGTTCTAACGATAGGATTCATGTAGCAATTGCCGGTTTGGGAAGAAGGCTTGGTGCATACTTCGATCCAATTGCACGAAAGGAGTCAAATGTAGAGCTAATGTATTTGTGTGATGTGATGGAAAGTCAGCGTGTAAACGCACTAAAAAGTTTTTCAGAACATATAGATTATAAACCCAAATTGGAGAACGATATTCGTAAAGTTTTAGAAGACTCTAAAGTTGATGCGCTAATAAATGCTACGCCAGATCACTGGCACACGCCCGGTTCCATTATGGCGATGAAAGCTGGTAAGCACGTATATGTTGAAAAACCTTCCAGCCATAATATGTTTGAAAATGAATTGCTGGTAGAAGCCACTAAAAAATATGGGAAAGTAGTTCAAATGGGAAACCAACAACGCTCATCAGATCATACGATTCAAATAATAAAAGATATCCACGATGGGGCCATCGGGGAGGTTTATAAAGCAGTGGCATTTTATACCAATAGCCGCGGGGAGACCCCAGTTCAGAAAAAAGCTGCGGTTCCGCAGGGATTGGACTGGGATTTATGGCAGGGCCCTGCAATAAGGAGGGAATATACCGAAGAAACCTGGGATTATAACTGGCACTGGTATGGCTGGAATTACGGCACGGCAGAAGCCGGTAACAACGGCACTCACGAAATGGATATCGCTCGCTGGGCATTACAGGTGGGACTTCCGCTACGTACCGATGTACAATCAGCCAAACGCCATTTTAAAGATGACGGGTGGGAGATGTACGATACCATGGATGCCACTTTTAAGTTTGCTGATAACAAAGTTATTCAATGGGATTCTAAAAGCCGGAATGGCTACGACACCTATGGCGGTGGTCGCGGGACTTTAATTTATGGTACCGAAGGCGGGGTTTTTATAGACCGTGAGAAATATGTACTTACCAATAGAAATGGAGAAGTAGTTAAGGAATATAATTCAGAATCTGAAGAAGCGGGAACCGCACTTGGTGGCGGTGGCGATATGTCTACACAACACCTTATTAACTTCTTTGACGGGATACGGGGCACAGCAAAGCTTAATGCGCCAATAGATGATGCTAACATTAGTATGGCGATGGTTCACTACACCAATATTGCCGACCAACTTGGAAGGGGATTTGATGTAGACGATAAAACAGGAAGGATATTTGACCGGGATGCAATGAAACTTTGGGGCCGCGAATATGCCCCGGGCTGGAAACCCCAAATTTAG
- a CDS encoding riboflavin synthase, protein MFTGIIEEVGEVSRIEPEGGNIHFSIKAAITPELKIDQSVAHNGVCLTVVAINDTQYNVTAVAETLEKTNLKNLAEGAPVNLERGMKLGDRLDGHIVQGHVDQTAICKKVKEKDGSWEFTFEYDPTLQNITIEKGSITVNGVSLTVVNSKKNEFSVAIIPYTYEHTSFKSLKEGDNVNLEFDVIGKYVKRIQELK, encoded by the coding sequence ATGTTTACCGGAATTATTGAAGAAGTAGGAGAAGTAAGCCGTATAGAACCCGAAGGTGGCAATATACATTTTAGTATAAAAGCCGCGATAACTCCTGAGCTTAAGATAGACCAAAGTGTCGCACACAACGGAGTTTGTCTAACCGTGGTTGCTATTAATGATACGCAATATAACGTTACAGCTGTAGCTGAAACCCTTGAGAAGACCAATTTGAAAAATTTAGCTGAAGGCGCCCCGGTAAACCTAGAACGCGGGATGAAACTTGGCGATCGCCTGGATGGTCATATTGTACAGGGACACGTAGATCAAACGGCAATTTGTAAAAAAGTGAAGGAAAAAGATGGTAGCTGGGAATTCACTTTTGAATATGACCCGACTTTGCAAAATATAACTATAGAAAAGGGATCTATTACTGTAAATGGTGTGAGTCTTACCGTGGTGAATTCAAAAAAGAATGAATTTAGCGTAGCTATAATTCCCTATACTTATGAGCACACCAGCTTTAAATCTCTAAAAGAAGGAGACAACGTAAACCTGGAGTTTGATGTGATAGGTAAATATGTAAAGCGTATTCAGGAATTAAAATAA